From the genome of Terriglobales bacterium, one region includes:
- a CDS encoding translocation/assembly module TamB domain-containing protein, which yields MTAAVQPRRRAVVTAIIGIVIVAAVITAAWYLSSPRFQNYVRMRLIDRLESMTGGKVELERVEWNLGSLTVAAQNLTIHGLESPSEAPYVHADRLVVRLKILSLQGRKIGLRSFVVERPVIHLIVNPDGSTNQPRPRPAALAGPEMLGAGNLQPIFALQADQAEVRDGAVIVNDRRVPLDATLTNLQTQLAYSADGNRYDGSFSAGGLHLAYGDYKAFDSQITAQFSLSHNQLEMKSAKLASGNSWVEASGRAVDFSHPQLTLKYSSRFDLAEIAAITRLSQLRGGILEVKGGGIFTAADYTTSGSIQIRNLEYRDPAIRIPDLDGGAEFKSEHNTLTISHLFMRALGGVVTGDATIRNWTSTLKPGARAGLVSPAADEVAHLRLNQMSVSRIAAAISTRQLPADKLKPVGSASGTMEVTFRGSPAHSHARFDVEVIPVPATAQQLPVSATIHGTYAIDTLALQLSQLSATARSLKLDASGTMARNNNMKVSLVVGDLRDLDPLLAALSPANRLPEGVTGRATFTGNLTGTMAAPQLAGQLALADFAIPVPLQYLLSPRTDAAPARLAKFDSFAAQVQYSPTQFALTGARLRRGREDASFDLKLALDHGAARGSLPLSVRADLHAFEARDLQTILSLDYPISGLTDGSLQVSGTADAPVGSGHLRITNATLKGEAFQNVSADVVLADQEVRLSHLVIAHNGARVTGTAGYNPKTTAFTFNVKGSNFNLAHFSRLQLPRISVGGMMTFEARGSGTTAAPVVDADLLLRDVTLNAERMGNLEVKATTSAGVMRIMANSDIPAAQFGLTGTVGMRGDFPAQLTLKFTRLDVDAMLHEFLKGRITGHSSMSGNIELAGPLRRPSMLTVTGDIDQFSADMENVRVHNDGPLRFRVADQVLTVEQFKLAGEENTEMTAAGTVALAGSKEMDLRAEGNVHLKLLQILNPDLHAGGMMEFDINARGNMSRPVLFGRVKINKGSLANINFPNGLSDINGTIVFNQDRMQIQSLTAATGGGTLTLGGFVTYANIPAFNLTMQGKDIRLRYPQGLGTVLDTDLRLSGTTSNSTLSGTATVTRFGMTPQFDLALAIAKARQAPEAPNPKSPFNNMRLAVHVVSTPELQVTTSLARLTGDVDLNIRGTASRPILLGRVNITEGQVTLNGTNYQLERGDVTFNNPVRIEPLLDVEATTRVRDYDITLGFHGPLDRMSTTYRSDPPLPTSDIIALLAFGRTREESVMATQANPSFTESASQAILGQALTSATSPRMQRLFGVSRIKISPEVGANEALDPNARVTIEQQVSKEFTVTYVTDLTHSAQQIIQVEYNYSRQLSILATRDQYGVLSFDVRIKRRRR from the coding sequence AGCCCCCGATTTCAGAATTACGTTCGCATGCGGCTTATCGACCGTCTGGAAAGCATGACCGGGGGCAAGGTCGAGCTCGAGCGAGTGGAATGGAATCTCGGCAGCCTGACGGTGGCGGCGCAAAATCTTACTATCCACGGTCTGGAAAGCCCCAGCGAAGCACCCTATGTCCACGCCGACCGCTTGGTGGTCCGCTTAAAGATTTTGTCGCTGCAGGGGCGCAAAATCGGGCTGCGCTCATTCGTCGTGGAACGCCCGGTGATTCACCTCATCGTGAACCCGGACGGGAGTACCAACCAGCCGAGGCCGCGGCCTGCCGCGCTCGCAGGCCCTGAAATGCTTGGCGCGGGGAATTTGCAGCCGATTTTTGCGCTGCAAGCGGACCAGGCGGAAGTCCGCGACGGCGCTGTCATCGTGAATGACCGGCGCGTGCCCCTCGATGCCACACTCACCAACTTGCAAACCCAGTTGGCTTACTCCGCCGATGGCAACCGTTATGACGGTTCCTTCAGCGCCGGCGGCCTCCACCTCGCCTACGGCGACTACAAGGCCTTTGATTCCCAGATTACCGCCCAGTTCAGCCTCTCGCATAACCAGTTGGAGATGAAGTCAGCAAAGCTCGCCAGCGGAAACTCCTGGGTGGAGGCGAGCGGGCGAGCCGTCGACTTCAGTCACCCGCAGCTGACCCTGAAATACAGCTCGCGCTTTGACCTGGCCGAGATCGCTGCCATCACGCGACTGTCGCAGTTGCGCGGCGGCATCCTGGAAGTGAAGGGCGGCGGGATCTTCACCGCGGCGGATTACACCACTTCGGGTTCCATCCAGATCAGGAACCTGGAATATCGCGATCCTGCAATCCGCATTCCGGATCTCGATGGCGGCGCCGAATTCAAGTCGGAGCACAACACGTTAACGATTTCGCACCTGTTCATGCGGGCTCTGGGCGGAGTCGTCACCGGCGATGCCACGATTCGAAACTGGACTTCCACGTTGAAACCGGGCGCGCGCGCCGGCCTGGTTTCGCCAGCGGCGGATGAGGTGGCGCACTTGCGCTTGAACCAGATGTCGGTGTCGCGTATTGCGGCAGCGATTTCGACGCGCCAATTGCCCGCCGACAAATTGAAACCCGTAGGCTCCGCGAGCGGCACCATGGAAGTGACCTTTCGCGGCTCCCCGGCTCATAGCCACGCCAGGTTCGACGTCGAGGTAATACCGGTGCCGGCGACGGCGCAGCAACTTCCCGTGAGCGCGACCATTCACGGCACGTACGCCATCGATACCCTGGCACTTCAATTGTCGCAATTGAGCGCGACCGCGCGTTCTCTCAAGCTGGACGCCTCGGGCACGATGGCGCGCAATAACAACATGAAAGTATCGCTCGTAGTGGGGGACCTTCGCGACCTGGATCCGCTGCTGGCAGCGCTGAGTCCCGCCAACCGCCTGCCGGAAGGCGTGACGGGGCGGGCGACGTTTACGGGAAACCTCACCGGTACAATGGCGGCGCCGCAACTTGCAGGCCAGTTAGCCCTCGCCGATTTTGCAATTCCTGTTCCACTCCAGTATCTGCTCTCGCCCAGGACTGATGCCGCGCCGGCGCGCTTGGCGAAGTTCGATTCGTTCGCCGCGCAGGTGCAGTATTCGCCCACCCAGTTCGCGCTCACCGGGGCGCGCTTGCGGCGGGGCAGGGAAGACGCGTCGTTCGATCTCAAGCTCGCGCTCGATCATGGCGCGGCGCGCGGCTCGTTGCCGCTGTCTGTGCGGGCCGACCTCCACGCCTTTGAGGCGCGCGATCTGCAAACCATTCTTTCATTGGACTACCCCATCAGCGGGTTGACCGACGGCTCGCTGCAAGTGAGCGGCACCGCCGATGCGCCCGTCGGATCCGGGCACTTGCGCATTACCAACGCCACGCTGAAAGGCGAAGCGTTTCAGAACGTCAGCGCCGACGTCGTACTGGCGGATCAGGAAGTCCGGCTCTCGCATCTCGTGATTGCGCATAATGGCGCTCGCGTCACCGGAACGGCCGGGTACAACCCGAAGACGACGGCGTTCACCTTCAACGTCAAGGGAAGCAACTTCAACCTGGCACATTTCTCCAGGCTGCAATTACCGCGCATCTCGGTGGGCGGAATGATGACCTTCGAGGCGCGCGGTTCCGGGACCACCGCGGCGCCGGTGGTGGATGCCGATCTTCTCCTGCGCGATGTGACGCTGAATGCCGAGCGCATGGGCAACCTGGAGGTGAAAGCCACGACCAGCGCCGGAGTAATGCGAATCATGGCCAACAGTGACATTCCGGCGGCCCAGTTCGGGCTCACCGGCACGGTTGGGATGCGCGGCGATTTTCCCGCCCAACTCACGTTGAAATTTACCCGCCTCGACGTGGACGCGATGCTGCACGAATTCCTGAAGGGCCGCATCACAGGCCATTCCTCGATGAGCGGGAACATTGAACTGGCGGGACCGCTGCGGCGTCCCAGCATGCTTACCGTCACTGGCGACATCGACCAGTTTTCCGCGGACATGGAAAACGTGCGCGTGCACAATGACGGCCCCTTGCGCTTTCGCGTCGCCGACCAGGTCTTGACGGTGGAGCAATTCAAGCTTGCGGGTGAAGAAAATACCGAGATGACCGCTGCCGGCACGGTGGCATTGGCCGGATCTAAAGAGATGGATCTGCGTGCCGAGGGCAACGTGCACCTTAAGTTGTTGCAGATCCTCAATCCTGACCTGCATGCCGGCGGCATGATGGAATTCGACATCAATGCGCGCGGCAACATGAGCCGCCCGGTGCTGTTTGGGCGAGTGAAGATCAACAAGGGTTCGCTGGCCAACATCAATTTTCCCAACGGCCTCAGTGACATTAACGGCACCATCGTGTTTAACCAGGACCGCATGCAGATCCAGTCGCTCACCGCCGCCACCGGAGGCGGCACCTTGACCCTGGGCGGTTTTGTCACCTATGCCAACATCCCCGCATTCAACCTCACCATGCAGGGCAAGGACATCCGGCTGCGCTATCCGCAGGGTTTGGGCACGGTGCTCGACACCGATCTGCGGCTGAGCGGAACCACCAGCAATTCGACTTTGTCCGGCACGGCCACGGTGACGCGCTTCGGCATGACGCCGCAGTTTGACCTGGCGCTGGCGATCGCCAAGGCGCGGCAGGCGCCGGAGGCCCCGAATCCCAAATCGCCGTTCAACAACATGCGCCTCGCGGTGCACGTGGTGTCCACGCCTGAGCTGCAGGTCACGACTTCGCTGGCCCGCCTGACCGGTGACGTCGACTTGAATATTCGCGGCACCGCGTCCAGGCCGATCCTGCTCGGCCGGGTGAACATCACCGAGGGCCAGGTCACACTCAACGGCACCAACTACCAGCTTGAGCGCGGCGACGTGACCTTCAACAACCCGGTGCGGATCGAGCCCCTGCTGGACGTGGAGGCCACCACGCGCGTTCGTGATTACGACATCACCCTGGGATTTCACGGACCGCTGGATCGCATGAGCACCACCTATCGCTCCGATCCGCCGCTGCCCACCTCTGACATCATCGCGCTGCTCGCCTTCGGCCGCACGCGCGAGGAGTCGGTCATGGCGACGCAGGCGAATCCAAGCTTTACCGAGTCCGCGTCCCAGGCGATCCTGGGGCAAGCGCTGACCTCGGCCACCAGCCCGCGCATGCAGCGGCTGTTCGGAGTCAGCCGCATCAAGATTTCCCCCGAGGTTGGCGCCAACGAGGCCCTGGACCCGAATGCCCGCGTCACCATCGAGCAGCAGGTGTCGAAAGAATTCACCGTAACCTATGTGACCGACCTCACCCATTCGGCACAGCAGATCATCCAGGTGGAATACAACTACAGCCGGCAGCTGTCCATTCTTGCCACTCGCGACCAGTACGGGGTGCTCTCCTTCGACGTGCGGATCAAGCGGCGGAGACGGTAG